In the Drosophila takahashii strain IR98-3 E-12201 chromosome 3R, DtakHiC1v2, whole genome shotgun sequence genome, one interval contains:
- the LOC108061332 gene encoding uncharacterized protein isoform X8 encodes MIGSFWNLCRACPSMPVDKLHSEYRSTYRWHEFTGNSRPEVVRRAPAPNPSQFVGPTNEPPLPRRKKCPELAYKSHEFIIGSEYTDARRDASAHRLARSEERGGTPSRRSKSEGPPVVPNGRAYPIATEIDGTTRKQAGESNGLLKKTITKLSTEYRLQFVWPTVRRIKGGGEATSRAAAGDYPRKSISLGALRSGGQSHSHTQNQNQSLTQTQNGHTHHTMMGGGAGLPTVHKKRTTNQKEGATTNCRR; translated from the exons CTCCACTCGGAGTATAGGAGCACTTATCGTTGGCATGAATTTACGGGCAACTCGCGGCCAGAGGTTGTGCGACGGGCGCCAGCCCCAAACCCAAGTCAATTTGTTG GACCGACAAATGAGCCGCCATTGCCGCGACGGaaaaaatgtccagaattagCATATAAATCGCACGAGTTTATTATAGGATCGGAATATACAGATGCACGCCGAGATGCCAGTGCACATCGTTTGGCGAGA TCGGAGGAGCGGGGCGGCACACCTTCGCGCCGCAGCAAATCGGAGGGACCACCCGTCGTGCCCAATGGACGTGCGTATCCCATTGCAACGGAGATCGACGGAACCACAAGAAAACAG GCGGGTGAGTCAAATGGGCTATTGAAAAAGACCATCACTAAATTGAGCACTGAGTACCGCCTGCAATTCGTTTGGCCCACTGTCCGACGTATTAAGGGCGGCGGCGAGGCGACGTCTAGGGCCGCTGCCGGCGATTATCCGAGAAAGTCCATATCGCTGGGCGCCCTTCGGTCCGGCGGCCAAAGTCACAGTCACACCCAAAACCAGAATCAGAGTCTGACCCAAACCCAGAATGGTCACACACATCACACGATGATGGGTGGCGGTGCCGGCCTGCCAACGGTGCATAAAAAACGTACAACAAATCAGAAAGAAGGTGCGACAACAAATTGTCGTCGCTAA